A region from the Candidatus Brocadia sp. genome encodes:
- a CDS encoding DUF2283 domain-containing protein, translating to MDKTKMAYFKDEDILHIVISEEKEADSIELSPNITAELNESGELIGIEILEASSFLRDSILESSQAKILKLKKTV from the coding sequence ATGGATAAAACAAAGATGGCATATTTTAAAGATGAAGATATTCTGCATATAGTTATCTCTGAGGAAAAAGAAGCAGATAGCATTGAGTTAAGCCCAAATATTACGGCTGAGTTGAATGAAAGCGGTGAATTAATTGGCATAGAAATATTAGAGGCAAGTTCTTTTCTTCGCGATTCAATATTGGAATCATCACAAGCCAAAATACTTAAATTAAAAAAAACCGTATAA